TCAGGAGGTGCTTGGTTTATTAGAGTTACCTTTTGCCCATTTTGTTCACCGATCAGGAGATGGCTGCCTCCTGGTGCAACGTAAGTTTTATGGGATTCCAGCGGTTCATTATGCTTCGCTTCTACGGTCGTTCGTCCAGTATCTGTTTGGATATGAGACGCCAGCATTTCTGTAAATCCTGGTGGCATATGCTGGACGATCAGAATTGGAATTGGGAAATCAATTGGTATTTGAGGCAATAATTCTGCAAGCGCTTTAGGCCCACCTGTACTTGTACCGATTACTAAAACTTCAGGTTGTTTATAAAACTTTAAGTTTTTGTTATATACATCCTTGTTTTGTGAGTCAGAGTGAGTCAATTGTGATTGATGACTTGAGCGTTTTTTCTTTAGATCACTAGATGAAGAAGGCGTTGTTTTCTTAGACCCGACAGCTTTTATCATCATTACCAGTTCGCGTGAGAGTACACGAATACTCTCAGCAGCACTACTTGTCTGTGGCTTCGCAACACAACCAACGGCACCTAACGAAAGGGCCTTAACAGTGGTTTCTGCTCCTTTACTAGTCAATCCACTGGCCATGATTACTGGTACACCTGGGTAATCTTTTTGGATCTCTTGTAAAGCAGTCAACCCGTCCATAACCGGCATTTCGACGTCAAGAATTACAACATCAACAGGATTGGAACTCATCCAGCTTAACGCGCGCTCACCATTCATAGCAGTGCCTACAACAACAATTTCAGTCTCTTGTTCGAGGGATTTCGAAACCAAACCTCTAATTACAGCTGAATCGTCGACTACTAAGACGCGAATAGGATTGGGACTCATTTTTAAACTTCCCTGTGTGAATTGCATTTATGGATGAATAGATTTTCAATTGTATGTTTAAAATTTGACGAAAAAACCTACAGACTTCTCTATGATTACTATAGTTCAAAAAATACGTCCGTTGCCAAGAGCGATCTTTTTTGAAACGAATTCTATCAGACCATTATCAGGATAATAGACGTATTTGTTATAATTGGCATGTCACGTATTCAACAACTGATAATTAAAAGATACTTACTTAGTGAATCAAGCAGATAAATCCCTCCAAGGAATTTCAAATGTCGGTCCACCCTCAGGTTAGTAGATACCTTGATGAGATTTCAAAAGTAGACATACCTCCATTTGAAACGATCACTCCAGAGTTTATACGGTCCACGCTCACTCCCTCCCCTGAAGCTCACATTCCAGCCAAAAAGATTGAAAATCGAGTGCTCTTGGTCAATGACACAGAAATACCAATCCGAATTTACACACCTGCAAGTATCTCGGAAGTTTCTAATTCCAAAGCTCCTGCTCTTGTTTACTTTCATGGTGGTGGTTGGGTAATGGGAACATTGGACGCTTATGATGGATTGTGCCAGGATCTAGCAGGAACGGGAGATTGTAAGGTTATCTCAGTCGATTATAGAATGGCTCCAGAGAATCCCTATCCACTGCCTTTCAAAGATGCATATTCTGCAACAGAATGGGTTTCAAGTAATGCCAATGATCTAGACATCGATCAAAATAGAATTGCGGTTGGTGGTGATAGTGCTGGAGGGAACCTGGCAGCTGCGGTTGCTCTTAAAGCGAGACAGTCGCAACAGCTCAATTTAGCCTTTCAAATGTTGGTTTATCCTGTCACCAACTATCGGTTTGATACAGAGTCATACCAAAAGTATGGAATCAATTATTTTTTGACTAAACGTGCTATGCAGTGGTTTTGGGAGCAGTATCTTCCTGATGAATCCGCTGGCCGCGAAGTTTACGCTTCTCCATTACGTTGTAAAGACTTAACCGGGTTACCTGATACGATAGTTATTACAGCGGGATACGATCCCCTTTATTCTGAAGCAGTACAATATGTAGAACAAATGCTGCATTTCGGAAACAACGTTGAGCACATTAATTATGAAGATATGATCCATGGTTTCTTTAGACGTTCGGACCTATATGATCGGGCATTTGAAGCGGTTCAGTTAGCTGGTCTTAAATTAAAGCAGGCTTTCTTACAAAAGTAAGCTCAGCAACTGCAACTTGTTATTCTTCTGAAGCAATCTGATTCAAACGCTTTCCAATCAATATTTGTAAAACAAAGCAACTCAAGAGACTTAAATAGAATAAAGGCAAGAAAAAACCCGTTTCGCCAAAAACCTTACCAAAGAGAAGATATGTAATTTGTAAAAATGGTGTCGCACAAGATGCCATCAAAATCATAGTGCCAGCTGCAAATGCAAGAGCCCCCCAACGCACAACGATAGAAAAGTAAGTCAGGAAATGCAGGAATAGAACTAACTGGATTAAAAAGACAA
The Gimesia aquarii DNA segment above includes these coding regions:
- a CDS encoding alpha/beta hydrolase, with protein sequence MSVHPQVSRYLDEISKVDIPPFETITPEFIRSTLTPSPEAHIPAKKIENRVLLVNDTEIPIRIYTPASISEVSNSKAPALVYFHGGGWVMGTLDAYDGLCQDLAGTGDCKVISVDYRMAPENPYPLPFKDAYSATEWVSSNANDLDIDQNRIAVGGDSAGGNLAAAVALKARQSQQLNLAFQMLVYPVTNYRFDTESYQKYGINYFLTKRAMQWFWEQYLPDESAGREVYASPLRCKDLTGLPDTIVITAGYDPLYSEAVQYVEQMLHFGNNVEHINYEDMIHGFFRRSDLYDRAFEAVQLAGLKLKQAFLQK
- a CDS encoding chemotaxis response regulator protein-glutamate methylesterase: MSPNPIRVLVVDDSAVIRGLVSKSLEQETEIVVVGTAMNGERALSWMSSNPVDVVILDVEMPVMDGLTALQEIQKDYPGVPVIMASGLTSKGAETTVKALSLGAVGCVAKPQTSSAAESIRVLSRELVMMIKAVGSKKTTPSSSSDLKKKRSSHQSQLTHSDSQNKDVYNKNLKFYKQPEVLVIGTSTGGPKALAELLPQIPIDFPIPILIVQHMPPGFTEMLASHIQTDTGRTTVEAKHNEPLESHKTYVAPGGSHLLIGEQNGQKVTLINQAPPEHFCRPSVNPLFRSAAEHFGNTTLAVMLTGMGEDGIEGTHEIARAGGTIIAQDEASSVVWGMPAAVAGAGLADKILPLSQIAAEIKSQCLIRA